gcaggacccaaggacttgggccatcctccactgccttcccgggccatagcagagagctggcctggaagaggggcaactgggatagaatcaggcgccccaaccgtgactagaacccggtgtgccggcgccgcaaggcggaggattagcctgttaagccacggcgccggccaatctgtcaaataaatattaaaaaaaataaaataaaataaatgcttcaagatctctgtcacttgtttaaatttgttttaaaaattttgttaaaatttgtcCCACTGTTAAAATTCTGAAAGTTCTGCCTTTCTATGAGCTGATGCAGATGCAACAGCCTGGCACCTGCCAAGCAGAAATTTAACTCAACTTTAATTCTTCAGTCAGAATGGTTTAACCCAAAACAGTTGAGATATCCATGGTGCTGGCTATTGTTTCTGCTATTAATTAGTTAAGGAACAAACAAGATTCTTTATCTCTCAAATTTTTGTGGATGGTCTACCACTGCAGACTGCATCTTTAACATCATTTCATCActtcttgaaatgagctgccatTTGTAAAATGCTGATATCTTTGAGGGCATTGTTTCTATAAATTTTCTGTAAATCATCAATGACTTCACAGTTCTTCCATCCGAGTATCACCATACATTTGATATCTGTGCTCGCTTCAATTTCAATAGAATTCATATTACCCTGATAGCACCCTTTTCATTTAATCATATCAAAGAAATTGATATTTTACTCTTCACAGTACCACAAACTAGACCCTATTCATATTAAAACAAATGAGGATGAGTTTGTTTTGTggcataaaattttgaaatacatgcatactttctttcataatacatattttccatgacttGTTTGAAGATCCCTTAGAttagttattaaaattatttttgaaacatttgtgTTTGGTTAAGGCAAGTTAAGGTTAGTAATAAGAAATATCACTATTTCTTATTAACCAAAAACATGTTCACATAAAAAGCAGTGTCCAAACATAtaccaaaatttagaaaacaactaTACTTGGAATGTTGAGAATGCAAAATATAAGGAAGTTGATACTAATCATGAGTGTGATTATGATAGTTGCTGGTGatgcagacattttaaaatgaatatgagATGTGATTCTGCTATCAAATTATTGCACCTATGCCAAGATAATATGTTTACCTCAAACTCCACCCTTTTGATGAGGAAAATACTTATCATGATTAAGTGATGCTTACATCATAgtttcaaggaaaaaataaagtatatcttACTCTTAAAAATCACACAATTGACTTTATAgatttattacttaaaaatacataaaacaattgATGGCATAAAATATTAAGCCTCTGGTGATTTATGTTTCAATATGTTTGGATtcagaatattattttaaaaagtgtttgatGCGTTTAAATATGCAAGTACTCTGGACACTTAACACTGGGGAAAGCTAAAAGAGATGCTCCAAATAGGGAGAAACATGCAAATAAGTGAATTTTAGATGCTCATTATTACTAACTTCATTTTTAGTTTCACCTAATTATATATCATCATTACCATGATATTGTCTCATAGACTTTCACAAAGATCAATGGAAACAAACAACGGAAGTTCTGGGACAGACTTCATCCTTCTGGGGTTTTCTGACCGACCACAGTTACAGTGCCTCATCTCTGCAGTTGTCTTCATTTTCTATGTCGTGACTTTGGTAGGAAACACAACCATCATCCTTGTGTCTTATCTGGATGCCCAGCTCCATACTCCCATGTATTTCTTCTTATCCAATCTGTCTTTTCTGGACCTCTGTTATACAACTAGCATTATCCCCCAGATGCTGGTAAATCTATGGGGTCCAAAGAAATCTATTACCTATGGAGGGTGTGTGCTCCAGTTTTTCTTTGCCCTTGACTTGGGAGCCACAGAATGTCTTCTCTTGGCTgtgatggcctatgaccgctatgCTGCTGTCTGTCAACCTCTTCACTACACAGTAATCATGCACCCTCAGCTATGCCAGAGGATGGTGCTGACTGCCTGGTTGGGAGGTCTTGGCAGTGCCTTAATTCTTTGTTCCTTGACTTTGAAGTTGCCAAGATGTGGGCACAGGAAAGTGGATAATTTTTTCTGTGAGATGCCAGCCTTGATCAAGATGGCTTGTGTTTATTCAAAAGTAATTGAAATCATTGTCTTTACTCTTGGAGTGATATTTCTTCTAGTACCTCTATCATTAATTCTTATCTCATATGGAGTCATCGCTCAAGCTGTAATGAGGATCAAGTCAGCAGCAAGGTGGCGTAAGGTTCTAAATACATGTGGTTCCCACCTCACAGTCGTAACACTGTTTTATGGAACACTAATTTATATGTACATGAAGCCACAGAATAAGACATCTCAAGATGAAGGGAAGTTCTTCACTCTCTTTTACACAATTGTCACACCCAGTCTTAATCCTCTAATTTACACTTTAAGAAACAAAGATGTGAAGAGTGCAATGAAGAGAATACTAttgattaaaatatgttcatcaacatcatgttaaatggaaaaaataaattgcattgtAAAGAGTTAAAGAAATATTAGCCTTTATTGACAGACACTgaatctattcatttattcaaaggcCTTTATTGGGTGTTCCCTTTACCTGAAAATTTGTTCTGGGTACAAGGTTTAGCTTTGGAATTAAATAGGAAATGGAGAGAAATAatgagatacagatacagatacataAACAAAACACAATACATAAGCTGAAACAGCTTCAAAGATAATGGTAGATTacagttaaaaatattatttatgaaatgcagtaAATACAATAATAGACATATGCAAAAAGTATTGAGGAAAGATTTCATGTGAGCATCTATTTTGATGTAGAATGATACTGGAATCtggtattttttcttctgaattttaCTAATTTTATGAGAAGACACTCCTTCATTCACATGACATAGTTAGAGCAGCCTTATCATGGATATTAACTGCCTCCCAACACATATTCCATCTTCTGCCTCAAGTCTTCATAGGATATATGGCCCTTGTACTGTAAATTCCATTCCCTAGGCTGGATTCCACCATCACAATCCCAGGGAAACAATGTAAACAACTTCTGGTCCACCTTTTTAAATACAAAACAGCTAATTACCATCACCTTCCTCGTGACCCTTGCTGTTGGCTTGAATGTAAAGGTGGAGGATACCTAGCTTTGAccatgcaaatgaaaaaaaaaaatcctacgaCAGAATGTAATGGTAAGATAAATGAGATCAGCCCTTATGCTTCTACCTGTGGCCCCAGTatccctggttcatgtcctggctgctctgctacaggtccagctctctgctatggcctgggaaagctgcagaggatgactcaagtgcttggccattgcgtccacgtggaagacctggaggatgctcctgattcctggcttcagagagtcccagcctcagcctttgcagccatttggggagtgaaccagtggatagaagacccctctctctgtctctccctctctctgtaacactgcctttcaaataaataaataaatcttttttaaaaagtaagataaaTGCACATAAACCCCATTGAGAGGGTAACACCTTTGGATTATCACAGGGAAAAATCTTCTATATAGTGTAATATCAATTAAGCCAATATTTCAAGATCTTTCTGATGAAGTAATCAGCTCTTACCCTTATATGGCCTGAGAAGGAGTTTAGACTTAATTTGGAAGAGCATTGTGGTTCCTGGATGAGAAGCACCAGCATCATGTAGCAACTTACTAAAAGACAAATTCCTAGACCTCACTCCAGAACCAGGTCAGCAATTTGAGGGAGGCTTAACAGTCTACCTTGTTTTCAAGATGCATTCCAGGAGATTCTGATCAGGCTAAAGTTTGGAAATCACTGTTGTAAGGAATATAGAGCAATCCTCCAGTGCTATGAACAGAAAACTAACAGAACATGGTTTTATGGATTTTAATAAGTTCCTTCTTGGcagatatgtttaaaaaaaatgggtatGTTTCTTCAAATGCCCTAAATGTCAGATTCCAGATCAAGCCCCATCCGTGAAAgacttaaaaaagttatttatttgaatgtcagagttagagagagggaaagacagagagcaagatcttccatctggggactgcgctgtggcatagcaggtaaagctgctgcctgcagtgctggcatcctgtatgggcaccggttcaagtcggctgctccacttcacatccagttctctgctatgacctgagaaagcagtagaagaagacccaagtccttgggttcctacacctgtgtgggagacccggaagaagctcctggcttctggctttggatcagcatagctctgaccattgtggccaattggggagtgaaccaacagatggaagacctctctttctctttctctctctctctctctctctctctctctctctctctctctctgcctctctttctctctctgtgtaactctgactttcaagtaaagaaataataatcttaaaaaaaaaaaaagatcttccatctgcccattcactccccagatagcctgggccaggctgaagccaggagcttcattcagttcttctacatggttggcagggactcaagcacttgggctgtctcccactgctttttctaggcctttagcagggaattAGATGgaggctgagcagccaggacacgaactgctGCCCTTatgtggtgccagcattgcaggcggcagctttatctgctatgccacaacgtcatACCtcataacagatttttttaatcCCTCAATTGAAGTAATGAGGAAAATAAGACCTTTCACTTAAGTTTAGATCAAGTCATTGTAAAAGGTTAGTCCTTATTTAATACTGTATCCTTCTTCCACTttagctttataattttttttctctcattggaTGGTGATAGTAGATGATAATTGTTTGAAAGGGTGCTTGAAGCTttaaattgaaacaaaatataGTAGTCTCATGGTTGTCTGCCATCTTCACATTATTTTACCTGTAAGTACAAATTCTGAAGAATTCTTGTACTGAAGAATAACCTAAGCCACTTCTCCATAATTCAGCCATTTCAGAGATCTGAAAGCCTCTCTGTGAGTGAACTCTTCCCATTTATGATGAAAGACACCACCTGCATGAAATCATTGGAGAAAAAGGGTAGTAAGGTTTATTAATTCTCTTGAGTCACTGAACCTTATTGTTCTCAAATAGTCACACTAACACTATCATATCTATATTCTGACTCCTCTTTGCAGATGAATTTAAAATTGTCAATTATAAAAATCTTGGCAAAAATGAAGAACATGGGAGAGGATGGTGTTATCAGAGTATAAGGGAAAGCAAAAACATATAAGCACCTTGTGGTATTAAGGACCACAGAGAACAGGTACTCACAAATAGCATGGTGAAATTGTGGccactaaaaataaatatgtttcttTGTGAGAAGGGCTGATCTCAAGTCTTGACAAGACTTTTTAATGGAGaaaattttgaatgttcccaaaaCAGGAAAGCCCATTCACCCTACTTCTATTAAATAGAATACTGGAAGCTCCAGCTAGAGCCATGAAACAAGAGAAGGAAATTGAAAGCATCCAAATAGGAAAGCAGGAAGCTAATCTATACATTTTTGAAGAGGACATTATCATATGTATAGAAAATTCTAAGAACTCATCCAAGCAACttttagaactaataaatgaatttggTAACATTGtttgatataaaatcaacacacaaaaatctgtattgtttctataaaataacaagaaactattaaaagaaaccaaaaatacatCTTATTCACTATACCTATcaaaaatacttaagaaaaaatttaactGATGAAGCGAAAGAACCATAGACTGGaagctataattaaaaaaaaaaagacattgacaAAAGATATTCcacgctaacagaaaccaaaaaagagctgttgtggccatcctaatatcagacaaaatagactctaACACAAAAACAGCTAAAAAAGggtactatgcaatgattaagggatcaatacaacaggaagatgtgactgtaataaatgtatatgtacccaaatACAGGCAACTGGccatttaaaggaaatgttattGGATATAtagaatacaataataatgggggacttcaataccccactttcagcaatggacagatcaaccagacagaaaatcagcaagggaaCAATAtagttaatcgacactatggaccaaatagacctaacgtATATTTACGTAACTTTTCATCatacagttgcagaacacacattcttatCAGCAGTGCCTGGAACTTTCCCTAGGacagaccacatactaggccataaggcaagtctcagcaaattcaaaaaaattaaaatcataccatgcatcttctttgaccacaaaggaatgaagctggaaagcaataactcaagaatctctaaaatatatgcaaatacatggagactgaacaacatgctcctgaataaacagtgggtcatagaagaaatcaagagagaaatcaaaaatttttgtaaatgaatgaagaatataatataacatatcaaaatgtatgggatacagaaaagtAGAGTTGAGGAAagtacggctggcactgtggctcactcagctaatcctccacctgtggcgccagcacccggggttctagtcccagttggggcgttggattctgtcccggttgctcctcttcatttccagctctctgatgtggcacgggaaggcagtggaggatggcccaagtgcttgggccctgcgtccgcatgggagaccaggaagaagcatctggctcctggcttcggattggcacagcgcacagGCTGTGGcggtcatttagggggtgaaccaccagaaggaagacctttctctctgtctctctctcacactgtctaactctggaaAGTACATAGCCAGGAGCATTTTCGAAGGGTTTccgaagatggcggaataggcagggagcacattattagtccagggggagagacaggttaataaaagtggagatactgcagggtcaaggaagagtaggggaaaaaacagcagaggaaactcttctggaactagtgattcactgtggacctgcatggagagcgtgggagcccaagtacggacaccagcggcagactcaatgcaccagcgctggaacgcgaggtgagccgaacctcaatagcccaagacaccagcgggcaagcggaaagaggagactagagggaacgaggcttgaaactccgtggggaaaagttcaccaggctaactagaagagagagaggggaaaaaaaaaaaagtgaccgatacagacacgagtttctctctctccgctcacccctcaaaggcgagcaagacaaagagcaggtgccattttggacatacgtcttaagcaaggcgacctcaggtatgcaccggccctgagcctagcagaaaaacctgactctggggggaggggtgaaataacaggagattagcatctaacttaacaacccagtgggagactgtaggagaattggagcccacactgagggcagcagagattccctgtgtggtccttgggaaagagcttccaatctctggctcctgtgggtatatcatttgcctgctaactacctccaattacgttcagctgtgcggaattacttcccttttgaatcaaaaaaagaaaaaaagatatttaccacacctaacctgggagtgtcatctttgacacaccctcaaccctgaggaaccaaacacagctctcagtccacactcatctcaagcctctaaggctccaccaaaagcagacagtccacttaatatagagccatagtgtaacaagaaaaaacaccacagtgaataaaccaaatatctccaacatgccaaacaacaaacgcaaaaaccaagctaacaagaacaaggaagacactatgacgcccccaaatgaaaaagacaccccaattcaagattatgaagatgatgagatcgaagaaatgcaagaagcagatctcaaaaaattgataagaacattaagaagttctcaaaaacaaattcttgaactacagaaatccttaatggacaagatagaaaatctctctctcatgaaaatgaaatattaaggaggaatcaaaatgaaatgaaacaactagtagaacaagaaactgtgatagtgacgagaaatcataatgaaatgaagaattcaatagatcaaatgacaaacacattagagagccttaaaaacagaatgagcgaagcagaagagagaatatcagacttagaagacagagaacaggaaaggaaacaggcaaaccaaagaaaagaagaagaaattagaaatctaaaaaatattttcgggaatctacaggatactattaaaaaacccaacattcgggttctaggagttcctgaaggcatggagagggagaaaggattagaaggcattttcagtgagatactagcagaaaatttcccaggtttggagaaggacagaggcatcttagtacaggaagcttatagaacccctaataaacatgaccaaaagagatcctcaccacgacaggttgtaatcaaactcaccacagtgaaacataaagaaaagatcctaaaaggtgcaagagagaaatgtcagattactcttagaggatctccaatgagactcacagcagacttctcatcagaaaccctacaagctagaagggaatggcgagacatagcccaggtactaagagagaaaaactgccagcccagaatgttatatccggcaaagctctcatttgtgaatgaaggtgaaattaagacttttcgtagcaaacagaaactgaaagaatttgttgccactcatcctgccctgcaaaagatgcttaaagatgtgttacacacagaaacacagaaacatggtcaccaatatgaaagaaggtaaaggaaggaaacttcacagcaaaagatcacaggaagctcaatttctctttgacatagaattaaactctgatgctctgttaaagcaatgtgttaaagtaatctattatattctcttgatgtctgttaaattctaatggttcaaaaacagctgaatttttattaagagctatgggttatttaaatatgtacttattttcaaagatttcaataatcacctgtaacaatgatcaaatttggtctatattatgtcatgattttaaggaatcttatttcaaccagatattttggattttgagccttcttggcattcttgacaggcattcaaaaaatcaaagttccaaacaatctggactctaaaatttccagtaaatcctggactttggtttttccagtttgggcccaactgaaaaaatcgaaggacctatgtctctcatcttatagagacaccaactagtcaggctatttggattatattagaagtactgtcaagatgtgatgtggtaccagactttaagtttctataatggaaaatgctattaatacaaatgtttgagaattgaaAAGTCTactgatcttgtgttactagacatgatagttatattaatgaaaaagccccagaggcctaaagggttaaatacttgtaaaatcctacaggtgctttcaaaaatactgtgaagtaagcaaatgcctcttgttggttgatgagtttataattttaaacatggcgacttaaagtcttttgtcatccatagttatatatgatttgctgctcataaaactaaagcgttgttggttctgtgtttagctatcctcctataggttcctatggactttttccagccacttctattgtattcagtactttgggatggctctgtaaacagatgaagccaataatgtattaacagtaccaactgaggtacccttctccgaagggaggagagaacttccactttgactatgaccctatcggaataagatcaaagtcagcgaactctaaaggcttccatagccctggaaactcatgactagagcctagggagattactgacgccatgaacaggagtgtcaaattgttaaatcagcaacaggagtcactgtgtacttacaccccatgtgggatctgtccctaatgtgtcgtctaaagcgaagtgatgctataactagtactgaaacagtatttttatactttgcgtttctgtgtgggcacaaactgatgaggtctttactaattatatactgaattgatcttctgtatataaagagaattggaaatgaaaaaaaaaaaaaaaaacaacctggtgttaaaatggaaatggcatagaaaattaattaatttgaaaaaaattatgtaggatctttgtctttaatgtgctgtacattgctatttaatgctataattagtaatccaatggtagttttttcactttatgttgctatatgggcaaaatgttgaaatctttacctaatatatactaaactgatcttctgtatataaagagaattgaaaatgaatctttacatgaatggaaggggaaagggagtggggggggagggttgcgggcgggagggaagttgtgggaggggggaagccattgtaacccataagctatactttggaaatttatattcattaaataaaagtttaataaaaaaaaacagtaccaactgagagaaagtatggttagctgaggttactaaaaacaaaaagcaattcaaatcaattggcaatctacaaaaagagttaaagattttaaaagctattattaaaattgctatattggtctactatgctatgttatatgtgtgtacatattgtatgtccacatggggaaattttattaagagttttattttaaatggcttatggataagattgtccataaatttaagctgctaaaatcaatcaaagatacattttaatttgtgtgacctgaatctgtgtatcatatgttttaaacttgttggtagaaagaaactaaaaacattttatatggttgtgcttaagtttactggttaaacaaactacaccatgttagatatttaagaggtgttttcaaatacatgattcttaaaatttatagaaggcattggactttctggtaaatgttttcttatgttgttatctagtggttgaaactgtttgctaagtattcatgtgatattgctaatgtcagcaagcgatctaggacttgctccctcatttctctactctaagcccaacttgttctttcatttctctattctcttcaaggtaggaaactaattctattatgaaggaatctgtaggacacacaatttaatctttagaccttataaaagagatggctaacatttttctgtaatagcatagccaaaataagaacttaaataataatctcatagctagattcacttcgccatcagcaaagtatacagtaagtagaaaaaaacctccctttcagaccaaagggaaagaaagtttttaagtgagaatataattttcctcatgggcattgtctaccttagaaaaactactacagaacatgcctgtgactatagacttgtagttcaggccaccaaagatttgagatgggacacgggcactcccttgacttgcatcctctggtctgcttgaacacaaaccaggaggaaaagaaagctaggtgggtggcaggcctattactggctgatctgtacagtgatctgccctcaaggagacccaacaggccagtccactgcagtggctttcaatgtggtaagcctgggcttcagcagaagtcagcttgtgaagagccctggcagctctgccaagagttggatcactggaaatggacctgccctggagtcgaaggatgcccaggtcagagccacagatcttattggctctaagctgaaaagcccttcactcagcccaacttccaaagtgaccactgcagctgaggggatggtcaagtagggtcagcaacattgcaggcagaactgtaaatttcttattagagatgccccctgcctttacctggccagctctcctcccaggccagccaagtaatgaaagtcaacagagtgccttcccctaggaggttcacacctcccttaggatgtaccccatgtgaagagataggtaggtctgggcctcttaacttacaaggcctaaagcccaccagattattatcaagccccttctatcaggttctatttgcctctcaatcagaaaacttaactgtagcttagacagcacctttcttagctcctctaataatgactctgtcctttgttctagaccctgtctagcacacttgggcctcattcctttgtaatcata
The sequence above is drawn from the Lepus europaeus isolate LE1 chromosome 3, mLepTim1.pri, whole genome shotgun sequence genome and encodes:
- the LOC133756753 gene encoding putative olfactory receptor 2W6 yields the protein METNNGSSGTDFILLGFSDRPQLQCLISAVVFIFYVVTLVGNTTIILVSYLDAQLHTPMYFFLSNLSFLDLCYTTSIIPQMLVNLWGPKKSITYGGCVLQFFFALDLGATECLLLAVMAYDRYAAVCQPLHYTVIMHPQLCQRMVLTAWLGGLGSALILCSLTLKLPRCGHRKVDNFFCEMPALIKMACVYSKVIEIIVFTLGVIFLLVPLSLILISYGVIAQAVMRIKSAARWRKVLNTCGSHLTVVTLFYGTLIYMYMKPQNKTSQDEGKFFTLFYTIVTPSLNPLIYTLRNKDVKSAMKRILRKN